The following are encoded together in the Planctomycetota bacterium genome:
- a CDS encoding LOG family protein has product MSEAPELDNSIRARITALVADAAATASHRGGDSASRRRRHVEELVSTGLKLLSDGCDISQIKLIENAVKEIRRSYRVFNRFRGVPKVSIFGSARTPMDHPDYIAARSFGQAMAAEHWMAITGAGDGIMKAGHEGPSRESSFGLSIRLPFETNANEIIAGDDKLVSFKYFFTRKLMFVSHSDAVAVFPGGFGTMDEIFEVLTLIQTGKSPIVPIVLVEGADKEGKPLGYWRKWEYGVVENLLAQGWISAEDPGLYEFASSPADAVARILRFYHRYHSSRYVGDQLVIRLKRPLLPAQVELLDGEFRPLIKSGHITQTGALDAENEHPDLPRLQFHYSKRAFGLLRRLIDRINHFPEDPATLPSS; this is encoded by the coding sequence ATGAGCGAGGCCCCCGAACTGGACAACTCCATCCGCGCCCGGATCACGGCACTGGTCGCCGACGCCGCGGCCACCGCCAGCCATCGCGGCGGCGACTCCGCCTCGCGCCGGCGTCGCCATGTCGAGGAGCTGGTCTCGACCGGTCTCAAGCTGCTTTCCGACGGCTGTGACATTTCGCAGATCAAATTGATCGAGAACGCGGTGAAGGAGATCCGCCGCTCCTACCGCGTCTTCAACCGCTTCCGCGGCGTGCCCAAGGTCAGCATCTTCGGCAGCGCCCGCACGCCGATGGACCACCCCGACTACATCGCGGCGCGCTCCTTCGGCCAGGCGATGGCCGCCGAGCACTGGATGGCGATCACCGGCGCCGGCGACGGCATCATGAAGGCGGGCCACGAGGGACCGAGCCGCGAGTCGAGCTTCGGACTCTCCATCCGCCTGCCCTTCGAAACCAATGCCAACGAGATCATCGCCGGCGACGACAAGCTGGTCTCCTTCAAATACTTTTTCACGCGCAAGCTCATGTTCGTAAGCCACTCCGACGCGGTCGCGGTCTTCCCCGGCGGCTTCGGCACGATGGACGAGATCTTTGAGGTGCTGACGCTCATCCAGACCGGCAAGAGCCCGATCGTGCCCATCGTCCTGGTCGAGGGCGCGGACAAGGAAGGCAAGCCGCTGGGTTACTGGCGCAAGTGGGAGTATGGCGTCGTGGAGAATCTGCTGGCCCAGGGATGGATCAGCGCCGAGGATCCCGGCCTCTACGAGTTTGCCTCCAGCCCGGCCGACGCGGTGGCCCGCATCCTGCGCTTCTACCACCGCTATCACAGCAGCCGCTACGTGGGCGACCAGCTGGTGATCCGCCTGAAGCGCCCGCTGCTGCCGGCGCAGGTGGAGCTGCTGGATGGCGAGTTCCGTCCGCTGATCAAGAGCGGGCACATCACCCAGACCGGGGCGCTGGACGCGGAGAACGAGCACCCGGACCTGCCGCGACTGCAGTTCCACTACTCGAAGCGCGCCTTCGGCCTGTTGCGCCGGCTGATCGACCGCATCAATCACTTCCCGGAAGATCCCGCCACGCTCCCATCGTCATGA
- a CDS encoding SDR family oxidoreductase translates to MKPRAMVVGGSQRVGRAVALELARAGFDLVVTYRRDFQGAAQTRTLALELGAESALLRMDLDDAEGALAAAHSVAAGALDALILSAAMWERDSEDADGLEQAARLMRVNARTPTQLARALAPALERSSLTGGASVMAFGDIHTHVHPIKGYGRYLASKAALENEFRGLALELAPKIRVNVIVAGVIAWPDSMDDSQRALYLERVPLGRAGTPKDAAALVRFVTLEAPFMTGAAITLDGGRSLR, encoded by the coding sequence ATGAAGCCGCGGGCGATGGTGGTGGGGGGATCGCAGCGCGTGGGCCGCGCCGTGGCGCTGGAGCTGGCACGGGCGGGATTCGACCTGGTCGTCACCTATCGGCGCGATTTTCAGGGGGCCGCCCAAACCCGGACGCTGGCGCTTGAGCTCGGTGCCGAGAGTGCGCTGCTGCGCATGGATCTGGACGACGCCGAGGGCGCGCTGGCGGCGGCGCACTCGGTGGCGGCCGGCGCGCTGGACGCGCTGATCCTGTCCGCGGCGATGTGGGAAAGGGACTCCGAGGATGCCGACGGGCTGGAACAAGCGGCGCGCCTCATGCGTGTCAACGCCCGGACACCGACGCAGCTGGCCCGCGCGCTGGCTCCGGCGCTGGAGCGCTCGTCGCTGACCGGCGGGGCCTCGGTCATGGCCTTCGGCGACATCCACACTCACGTCCATCCCATCAAGGGATATGGCCGCTACCTGGCGAGCAAGGCGGCGCTGGAAAATGAGTTTCGCGGATTGGCGCTCGAACTGGCGCCGAAGATCCGGGTCAATGTGATCGTGGCGGGCGTGATCGCCTGGCCGGACTCCATGGACGACTCCCAGCGCGCCCTCTACCTCGAGCGCGTGCCGCTGGGACGCGCGGGCACGCCCAAGGACGCCGCCGCGCTGGTCCGCTTCGTGACGCTTGAGGCGCCCTTCATGACCGGGGCCGCGATCACGCTTGATGGCGGTCGGTCGCTGCGCTGA
- a CDS encoding AsmA-like C-terminal region-containing protein, with protein sequence MLERNHFINRLRDHGHYFWIRRRGISSAIVLLAILMWLSLRFTPALNWIIGIVVTSESGVDTEVTNAQWNGWGNLTVEKVVLRVPKWPGRAAEMVSIEGIDVTVNPTRLLLGQIFVSELHIASAAINIAERQNAHGIFNLMALQPKSGPGGSPIRLQQAKLDRLDIVSLTVAPSGAVVLEGQHAFTGLVKPKGVSRRDFEFELTELPAPDPKPDQTTSNLVLKGSWNEETFAYRMAVTGLSFNESLLPMLPYQFHEIWKLIDLKGSIDRIEIVGQPNRLIDEATLTVRNVEANILFPGYKREWVRYEPAQISIASPGAAPAPEAAPKPGLRTGLPRMKVDQGTVKFAQNKLSFEDFKGTLHSTRERSLPLPMELDLEIALPSEDQPTDLAAAAAWLEDAIARSGIQARLQIPHFAMTGDSLQQYDGVELPSPAVQVLTNLQARTWDIDLDVTASRPIAPRDPSGTVEAKGLSTKGTLKLTHGSGGYFLFPYMMTDVSATIELNNEVVTIVTLDGKGSGNSLIHIDGTVTEPGDDAGVDLNIKADDVPIDDALKNSFLYGIKKVFALLYDQAAHESLCAAGLLKPGEYEFGGRCGVDLKVQRAVKGGSIVRTTGTIKVRDANVVCSRFPYPVHVASGEIQVEDELITLPVGKWKLTTPTMAKVSFDGVVRIPRSGDERRVFPDLHVAFDKDHVTPLLLAAIPFETPNTTASPPAGWPGTNLSSPARMLRQIGLQGNLSGHGVIGADPDERTTWDFDIMLENGTITPRPAEAGAAPDADQILPNGFNLDRVKAQARLTDQNATLVSLNGSIGEGKVDARGFASLKPKQRWFQATAHQVPIDRWLFGFLPAEKADQALLTWGGCHPTGTIDADVHLVIQEGKPDRRHVVIDPTNVRFAMDGNDAMIKIPCGYLELIDEALHVHDVRMDFIDRLSPMAMIDEAMNARDLTMEDAEQDAPVGHLEASGCASFGKSPRLEANRVLIEAHMDSVEPVFFRILPIDVRERLERIQFRSDGPFDLTNGVFQGPAPDSGIVFSADMRINEGQLNSGVWLKNIHGQLRLRNDDSGPINGAEIDVVNASLTIRDRPITGIHGSLVNHFSNDDFLIPSLEGDFYGGRIWLDAVARGKGTRPWQVNLGVAGSDLPELIAGHAPSKPIHSSDGRVNANISLGGELNGDRPREGRGKIRGYDARLGDLPLAIRLLQVTQLMPPLSESLKEAKIDFYLRGHKVRFEKFDLTCPTLQLLGSGSLDLDAWTISMRFKNRGIIPVASDVLGAATDLFLAIDVEGPVSDPRITAKALPGIGNDPSAEQPDLAPTSSNRTASP encoded by the coding sequence GTGCTGGAACGCAACCATTTCATCAACCGGCTTCGGGATCACGGCCACTACTTTTGGATCCGACGCCGGGGCATTTCCAGCGCCATCGTGCTCCTGGCCATCCTGATGTGGTTGTCGCTGCGCTTCACTCCGGCGCTCAACTGGATCATCGGGATCGTGGTGACCAGCGAGAGCGGCGTCGACACCGAAGTGACCAACGCGCAGTGGAACGGCTGGGGCAACCTGACGGTCGAGAAGGTGGTCCTGCGCGTTCCCAAGTGGCCGGGCCGCGCCGCCGAGATGGTTTCCATCGAGGGGATCGACGTCACCGTGAATCCCACCCGGCTCCTGCTGGGCCAGATCTTTGTGAGCGAGCTGCACATCGCATCGGCGGCGATCAACATCGCGGAGCGCCAAAACGCCCATGGCATCTTCAATCTCATGGCCCTGCAGCCCAAGTCCGGCCCCGGCGGCTCGCCGATCCGGCTGCAGCAGGCGAAGCTGGACCGACTGGACATCGTGTCGCTGACAGTGGCCCCCTCCGGCGCGGTGGTCCTTGAGGGGCAGCACGCCTTCACCGGCCTGGTGAAGCCCAAGGGAGTGTCGCGCAGGGACTTCGAGTTCGAGCTCACGGAACTTCCCGCGCCCGATCCCAAGCCTGATCAGACCACGAGCAACCTGGTGCTCAAGGGCAGCTGGAACGAGGAGACCTTCGCCTATCGGATGGCGGTCACCGGCCTCTCCTTCAACGAGTCGCTGCTGCCGATGCTGCCCTATCAGTTTCATGAAATCTGGAAGTTGATCGACTTGAAGGGCTCCATCGACCGGATTGAAATCGTCGGCCAGCCGAATCGCCTGATCGACGAGGCGACGCTCACGGTGCGCAATGTCGAGGCCAACATCCTCTTCCCGGGATACAAGCGCGAATGGGTCCGCTACGAGCCCGCCCAGATCTCCATCGCCTCTCCCGGCGCGGCGCCTGCGCCGGAGGCGGCCCCCAAGCCGGGCTTGCGAACCGGTCTGCCGCGCATGAAGGTGGATCAAGGCACCGTCAAGTTTGCGCAGAACAAGCTCTCCTTCGAGGACTTCAAGGGCACGCTCCACAGCACCCGCGAGCGCAGCCTTCCCCTGCCCATGGAGCTGGACCTGGAGATCGCCCTGCCATCGGAGGATCAGCCCACCGATCTGGCGGCCGCGGCGGCATGGCTGGAGGACGCCATCGCGCGCAGCGGCATCCAGGCGCGACTGCAGATTCCCCATTTCGCCATGACCGGTGATTCGCTGCAGCAATACGACGGCGTCGAGCTGCCCAGCCCCGCCGTCCAGGTGCTCACCAACCTGCAGGCGCGGACCTGGGACATTGACCTGGATGTCACCGCTTCCCGGCCGATCGCCCCCCGCGACCCCTCCGGCACGGTCGAGGCCAAGGGGCTCTCGACCAAGGGAACGCTGAAGTTGACCCACGGCTCCGGCGGATACTTCCTCTTCCCCTACATGATGACGGATGTCTCCGCCACGATCGAGCTCAACAACGAGGTCGTCACGATCGTGACGCTCGACGGCAAGGGCAGCGGCAACTCGCTCATCCACATTGACGGAACCGTCACCGAGCCCGGCGACGACGCGGGCGTGGATCTGAACATCAAGGCGGACGATGTGCCCATCGACGATGCGCTCAAGAATTCATTCCTGTACGGCATCAAGAAGGTGTTCGCGCTGCTCTACGACCAGGCGGCTCACGAGAGCCTCTGCGCCGCCGGGCTGCTCAAGCCCGGCGAATATGAATTCGGGGGCCGCTGCGGCGTCGACCTCAAGGTGCAGCGCGCGGTGAAGGGTGGTTCCATCGTGCGCACCACGGGAACCATCAAGGTGCGCGATGCCAATGTGGTCTGCTCACGATTTCCCTATCCGGTGCACGTGGCCAGCGGCGAAATCCAGGTGGAGGACGAGCTCATCACGCTTCCGGTCGGCAAATGGAAGCTGACCACGCCGACCATGGCGAAGGTCTCGTTCGACGGCGTCGTCCGCATTCCGCGCAGCGGCGACGAGCGTCGGGTGTTTCCCGATCTGCATGTGGCCTTTGACAAGGATCATGTGACACCGCTTCTGCTGGCGGCGATCCCCTTCGAGACGCCCAACACGACGGCGTCGCCACCCGCGGGATGGCCCGGCACCAACCTCTCGTCGCCGGCGCGCATGCTCCGGCAGATCGGCCTGCAAGGGAATCTGAGCGGCCATGGCGTCATCGGCGCCGACCCGGACGAGCGGACCACCTGGGACTTCGACATCATGCTGGAGAACGGAACGATCACGCCGCGACCGGCCGAGGCCGGCGCCGCTCCCGACGCCGACCAGATCCTTCCCAATGGCTTCAACCTGGACCGCGTCAAGGCGCAGGCCCGGCTCACCGATCAGAACGCCACGCTGGTCTCGCTCAACGGGAGCATCGGCGAGGGCAAGGTGGACGCGCGGGGCTTCGCCTCGCTCAAGCCGAAGCAGCGCTGGTTCCAGGCGACGGCGCACCAAGTTCCCATCGATCGCTGGCTCTTCGGATTCCTGCCGGCGGAGAAGGCCGACCAGGCGCTGCTGACCTGGGGCGGCTGCCATCCCACCGGCACCATTGACGCCGATGTGCACCTGGTCATCCAGGAGGGCAAGCCCGACCGGCGGCATGTGGTGATCGATCCGACCAATGTGCGCTTCGCGATGGATGGCAACGACGCGATGATCAAGATTCCCTGCGGCTACCTCGAACTGATCGACGAGGCCCTGCACGTGCACGACGTCCGGATGGATTTCATCGACCGGCTCTCGCCCATGGCCATGATCGACGAGGCCATGAACGCCCGCGACCTCACCATGGAGGATGCCGAGCAGGACGCACCGGTGGGCCACCTCGAGGCCAGCGGCTGCGCCAGCTTCGGCAAGAGCCCGCGTCTGGAAGCCAACCGCGTCCTCATCGAGGCCCACATGGACTCCGTCGAGCCGGTCTTCTTTCGAATCCTTCCCATCGACGTTCGCGAGCGCCTGGAGCGCATCCAGTTCCGCAGCGACGGCCCCTTCGACCTCACCAACGGCGTCTTCCAGGGGCCGGCCCCCGACTCGGGCATCGTCTTCTCGGCCGACATGCGGATCAACGAGGGGCAGCTCAACAGCGGCGTGTGGCTCAAGAACATCCACGGGCAGCTGCGGCTGCGCAACGACGACAGCGGCCCGATCAACGGTGCGGAGATTGACGTGGTCAACGCGAGCCTGACCATCCGCGACCGTCCGATCACCGGCATCCACGGCTCGCTGGTCAATCACTTCTCCAACGACGACTTCCTGATCCCAAGCCTGGAGGGCGATTTCTACGGCGGCCGCATCTGGCTCGACGCCGTCGCCCGCGGCAAGGGCACGCGACCCTGGCAGGTCAACCTCGGAGTGGCGGGCAGCGACCTGCCCGAGCTCATCGCGGGACACGCGCCGAGCAAGCCCATTCACAGCTCCGACGGCCGCGTCAACGCCAACATCTCCCTGGGCGGCGAGCTCAACGGCGACCGGCCGCGCGAAGGGCGCGGCAAGATCCGCGGCTACGACGCGCGGCTGGGCGACCTGCCTCTGGCGATCCGCCTGCTGCAGGTCACGCAGCTCATGCCGCCGCTCTCGGAGTCCCTGAAGGAGGCGAAGATCGACTTCTACCTGCGCGGCCACAAGGTGCGCTTCGAGAAATTCGACCTCACTTGCCCTACACTGCAACTCCTCGGGTCGGGGTCGCTGGACCTCGACGCATGGACCATCAGCATGAGATTCAAGAATCGTGGAATCATTCCGGTCGCCAGTGACGTTCTGGGCGCCGCCACCGACCTCTTCCTGGCGATCGACGTGGAGGGGCCCGTCTCCGATCCGCGGATCACCGCCAAGGCCCTGCCGGGTATCGGCAACGACCCATCGGCGGAACAGCCCGACCTCGCGCCGACCTCCTCAAACCGGACCGCCTCACCATGA
- the trpB gene encoding tryptophan synthase subunit beta — protein sequence MRGQPDPAAPASAGEALRRRVSAAHRGILQPDHSGDHPALRAGHGQHHPLSAHHQSRAARAQALQGARADRDPDRHGHLVAAGRAGHLLHHLHGLRAGLRHDAQVSAPQHAARARQGKRGRRETRVTSAPSTVPDSLGRFGPYGGRYVPETLVPALEQLGRAYAEARSDPKFKAELEDLLRNFVGRETPFALAPRLTKRAGGAQLWLKREDLAHTGAHKINNTMGQALLAKRMGRKRIIAETGAGQHGVATATACARLGLKCEVYMGAEDIRRQALNVFRMRLLGAKVNPVETGSRTLKDATNEAMRDWMGSVGDTHYIIGSVVGPHPFPMMVRDFQSVIGRECREQCLAATGKLPDAIVACVGGGSNAAGIFYPFVNDASVKLIGVEAGGRGGKPGDHAAPLSLGSPGVLHGSLSYVLQDASGQTADVHSCSAGLDYPGVGPEHSWWKDTGRVRYVSATDDQALNAFRILSQEEGIIPALETAHAVHAALEHARTRPSNEIVVINVSGRGDKDVNEAIRLLELRGASSP from the coding sequence ATGCGTGGCCAGCCTGATCCTGCTGCACCAGCATCTGCTGGTGAAGCGCTACGGCGGCGAGTTTCCGCCGCGCATCGAGGCATCCTCCAGCCTGATCATTCCGGCGATCACCCTGCTCTGCGCGCTGGCCATGGTCAGCACCATCCGCTATCCGCACATCATCAATCGCGGGCTGCGCGGGCGCAAGCCCTTCAAGGTGCTCGTGCAGATCGTGATCCCGATCGTCATGGCCATCTGGTGGCTGCAGGTCGCGCTGGCCATCTGCTTCACCACCTACACGGTCTACGGGCCGGTCTCCGCCATGACGCGCAGGTTTCGGCGCCGCAACATGCCGCACGAGCCCGCCAAGGAAAACGCGGGCGGCGAGAGACGCGAGTGACTTCCGCGCCCTCAACCGTGCCCGACTCGCTCGGACGCTTCGGCCCCTACGGCGGCCGCTATGTGCCCGAGACGCTGGTACCGGCGCTGGAGCAGCTCGGGCGCGCCTACGCGGAGGCCCGCTCGGATCCCAAGTTCAAGGCGGAGCTCGAGGATCTGCTGCGGAACTTCGTCGGGCGTGAGACGCCTTTCGCCCTGGCGCCGCGGCTCACCAAGCGCGCCGGTGGCGCGCAGCTCTGGCTGAAGCGCGAGGACCTCGCCCACACCGGCGCCCACAAGATCAACAACACCATGGGTCAGGCGCTGCTGGCCAAACGGATGGGCCGCAAGCGCATCATCGCGGAGACCGGCGCCGGACAGCATGGCGTGGCCACCGCGACGGCCTGCGCCCGGCTGGGTCTGAAGTGCGAGGTCTACATGGGCGCCGAGGACATCCGCCGCCAGGCCCTGAATGTCTTTCGCATGCGGCTGCTCGGCGCCAAGGTCAATCCCGTCGAGACCGGTAGCCGCACGCTCAAGGACGCCACCAACGAGGCGATGCGCGACTGGATGGGCAGCGTGGGCGACACCCACTACATCATCGGCAGCGTGGTCGGGCCCCATCCCTTTCCGATGATGGTGCGCGACTTCCAGAGCGTGATCGGCCGCGAATGCCGCGAGCAATGCCTCGCCGCGACGGGAAAATTGCCCGACGCGATCGTGGCCTGCGTCGGCGGCGGCAGCAACGCGGCGGGCATTTTCTATCCCTTCGTGAATGACGCCTCGGTCAAGCTGATCGGCGTCGAGGCGGGTGGTCGCGGCGGCAAGCCCGGCGATCACGCGGCGCCGCTCTCACTCGGCAGCCCCGGCGTATTGCATGGCTCGCTCTCCTATGTGCTGCAGGACGCGTCAGGGCAGACTGCGGATGTGCATTCCTGCAGTGCCGGCCTGGACTATCCCGGCGTAGGCCCCGAGCACAGTTGGTGGAAGGACACGGGACGGGTGCGCTATGTCTCCGCCACTGACGACCAGGCGCTCAACGCCTTCCGGATCCTCTCGCAGGAGGAGGGAATCATTCCCGCGCTGGAAACCGCCCACGCAGTCCACGCGGCGCTTGAGCATGCACGGACACGACCTTCCAACGAGATCGTGGTGATCAATGTCTCCGGGCGCGGCGACAAGGATGTGAATGAAGCGATCCGCCTGCTTGAGTTGCGCGGGGCTTCGAGTCCTTAA